In the bacterium genome, CATACGGACATATAGGTCTGGGGGCCGGCAAGCAGGGGAGGAATCGATTCTGTTGGAACGGTGCAGAATTTGTATACGTAGACCATTAAATATTAAAAATAATTGTAAATTCAGCAATTTTTATTACTCTCTAGTCCATAATTTCATCGACAAACAAAAACTAAAGATATAAAATAAATTAGAAACTTTTAACAATTTCATGCAGCGGATTCTGAATAAAAATATTTGTTTGAAATCCTGGAAAACAAAGATGAAGAATCTCTTATAAGAGCTAGTGCTGTTTGTTCTATCGAAACGATCAGGGGTAAATACCAAGAAAATAATGTTGAAAAAAGCATTGAGGAATTTTTGGATACCAAAAAATATGAAAGATTAGTTTATGAATTAACATTATCATTTGATTATCTGGATGAAAGCGATATAAGAAAAGTCGAATCTTTTAAAAGAGAAAAGTCAGAGGAATTTACAAGCACATGGGTAAACAATTTGATACCCGTCGTAAAAAATAGAAATGCCACCTTTTTTTTCTATAATTACGAGGAAACTATAAATAACATGAAAGAATCTTGTGAAAAAATCATTCTGGATAAAATAGAGTAAAAACTTTTGATCCCTATAATTTGTAACATTACTTCTTCCCCTCAATCCTTGAAAAAGAAAATTGATTCAGTAGCCGGAAGATATATTTATAGTAAACGAATGGAAATAATTGAACCCGTCTTTGGGAACATAAAAAACAATCTGGGGTTAACCAAATTCACCTTAAGAGGAAAACCAAAAATAAATATCCAATGGAAATTGTTCGCAATCATACATAATATTGGTAAAATATATAGGTACGGAATGGAATTTGCTTAAAGTAAAGTGATAAACGAGAAGAATCAGTTAGTAAACCCCGTTAGAGAACTTTGTCCTCTAACGGTTTGCGCTGACGGTGGCATTTCC is a window encoding:
- a CDS encoding transposase; amino-acid sequence: MKKKIDSVAGRYIYSKRMEIIEPVFGNIKNNLGLTKFTLRGKPKINIQWKLFAIIHNIGKIYRYGMEFA